The proteins below are encoded in one region of Syngnathus acus chromosome 2, fSynAcu1.2, whole genome shotgun sequence:
- the LOC119131383 gene encoding glutamate receptor-interacting protein 2-like isoform X3, whose protein sequence is MLCGLRRDSKNDEGPYAKGNKQSGVSDQSHFSQRPSLSEECRGVTTVDLMKREGSSLGLTISGGSDKDGKPRVSNLRPGGLAARSDQLNVGDHIKSVNGINLSKLRHDEIISLLKNIGERVVLEVEYELPPLLQTPPGVISKTTEVCLLKEGNSFGFVMRGGFHEDWRKSRPLVVTHVRPGGPADREGTVKAGDRILSIDGMPLNREKHADALTTLMQSSQEALFLIEYDISVMEAVQQASGPLLVEIVKGLSSSLGLSLTTSIYRNKQVIIIDKIKAASVAERCGALHPGDALLTIDGTSTEHCSLMEALQLLGNATEVVKLEILPSSQSRLPVRPQDTVKVQKSSHHHWDQSSNFCLPPHGSLGKTWSSPSHPHNQQDHCKSLVSGGFSPSSTATSGFSSQGSSTLPCPMVPTAPTSPRTSTGKRRNRKKDHKSSLSLASSSVGPGGQVFHVEVSEVVLRGDPLTGFGIQLQGGVFATETLSAPPIIRFIEPDSPAERCGLIQVGDRLLTINGIPTEDGTLEEAHQLLRDSALANKVTVEIEFDVAESVVPSSGTFHVKLPKRRGMEMGITISASKKPGKPLIISDIRKGSIAHRTGTLEPGDRLLAIDSVRLEDCTIEDAMHVLDQAEDMVKLRIQKDEDNIDELEMSGSIIYTVELKRYNGPLGITISGTEEPFDPIVISGLTRKGLAERTGAIHIGDRVLAINGVSLKGKTLSEAIHLLQMAGESVTLKIKKQVDRVSASPRSHEYDARRVLDRETGFLSDLEDELLDAQRIAKPSEMYSATVPSIDSAMSSWDGSGCDPGYNSQGTYLHKDMLLNANDWRRTKYRSPVGSSSTGLMQHSGLYDGRLTEDDWDKMPGFISPPHCHGTLNQDDSFWSQALQDLETCGQSEILRELEASMTSSAFSLYLEETKTDEDSMFLSEISPIKQAEPKVAPKNSSNLNILSGCGRGSNSLSSMTLALHKVTIRKDPESRDFGFSVSDGLVEKGVFVNMIRPKGPADQAGLKPYDRILQVNRVRTRDLDCCLTVPLIMEAGGSLDLVISRNPMETSNTKGLPGDRNNPSISLLCFSEHCTKSIAL, encoded by the exons ATGCTGTGTGGTCTGAGGAGAGACTCTAAGAACG ATGAGGGACCATACGCAAAAGGAAACAAGCAGTCCGGGGTATCTGACCAATCGCATTTCTCCCAGAGGCCCAGCCTTTCAG AAGAGTGCCGAGGAGTGACCACAGTGGACCTGATGAAAAGAGAAGGCAGCAGCCTCGGCCTCACCATCTCCGGGGGCTCCGATAAGGACGGCAAGCCTAGAGTGTCAAATCTACGTCCAGGTGGGCTGGCTGCCAG AAGTGACCAGCTGAATGTAGGAGACCACATTAAGTCAGTGAATGGCATCAACCTGTCCAAACTTCGTCACGATGAGATTATCAGCCTGCTGAAGAACATCGGGGAGCGAGTTGTCCTGGAGGTGGAGTACGAGTTGCCTCCGTTAC TCCAGACTCCACCAGGAGTCATAAGCAAAACCACAGAGGTGTGTTTGCTCAAAGAGGGCAACAGTTTTGGCTTTGTCATGCGAG GGGGCTTTCATGAGGACTGGCGCAAGTCTCGTCCTCTGGTGGTGACCCACGTCAGGCCAGGGGGTCCTGCTGACAG GGAGGGCACGGTAAAGGCTGGCGACAGAATCCTGAGCATAGACGGCATGCCTTTAAACCGTGAGAAGCATGCTGACGCGTTGACCACGCTGATGCAGAGCAGCCAGGAAGCCTTGTTCCTGATTGAGTATGACATCTCCGTCATGg AAGCAGTGCAACAGGCCTCGGGTCCTCTGCTAGTGGAGATAGTTAAAGGGCTCTCCTCCAGTCTGGGCCTCAGCCTAACCACATCCATATACAGGAATAAGCAAGTTATCATCATCGACAAAATCAAGGCGGCCAGCGTGGCCGAAAG GTGTGGCGCGCTGCACCCAGGCGACGCCTTGCTGACTATCGATGGAACCAGTACGGAACACTGCTCTCTGATGGAGGCCTTGCAGCTTCTGGGGAACGCCACTGAGGTTGTCAAACTGGAAATTCTACCATCCAGTCAGAGCCGGCTGCCTGTCCGGCCACAAGATACAG TAAAAGTACAGAAGAGCAGTCATCATCACTGGGACCAAAGCAGCAACTTCTGCTTACCTCCTCACGGCAGCCTCGGCAAGACATGGAGCAGCCCGAGCCACCCTCACAACCAGCAGGACCACTGCAAAT CTCTGGTGAGTGGTGGCTTCTCCCCTTCCTCCACAGCCACCTCAGGCTTCAGCAGTCAGGGGAGCAGCACGCTACCCTGCCCCATGGTGCCCACCGCACCCACCAGTCCTCGGACCTCGACTGGCAAGAGGCGGAACAGAAAGAAGGACCACAAGAGCTCAT TGTCGCTGGCATCCAGTTCTGTAGGCCCTGGGGGTCAAGTTTTTCACGTGGAAGTGAGCGAGGTCGTCCTGAGGGGGGATCCGCTTACAGGTTTTGGGATCCAGCTGCAAGGGGGTGTCTTTGCTACAGAAACTCTTTCTGCTCCACCCATCATCCGCTTCATTGAACCAGACAGCCCGGCTGAGAG GTGTGGCTTGATACAGGTTGGAGATAGACTCTTAACCATTAATGGTATCCCTACTGAAGATGGCACTTTGGAGGAGGCCCATCAGCTGCTCAGAGACTCCGCTCTGGCCAATAAGGTTACAGTGGAGATTGAATTTGACGTCGCAG AATCGGTGGTTCCTAGCAGCGGCACCTTCCATGTCAAACTACCCAAGCGAAGAGGAATGGAGATGGGTATCACCATCAGTG CAAGTAAGAAGCCTGGCAAGCCACTCATCATCTCTGACATTAGAAAAGGAAGCATAGCACACAG GACGGGCACTCTGGAGCCCGGAGACAGGTTGCTGGCTATAGACAGTGTGCGTCTTGAAGACTGCACCATAGAGGACGCCATGCACGTCCTGGATCAGGCCGAAGACATGGTCAAGCTCCGAATACAGAAGGACGAGGACAACATTG ATGAGCTGGAGATGTCCGGTTCCATCATCTACACTGTAGAGCTGAAGAGATATAACGGACCTCTGGGGATCACCATTTCAGGCACGGAGGAGCCTTTTGATCCTATCGTCATTTCGGGTCTAACCAGGAAAGGCCTGGCTGAGAG GACCGGGGCCATTCACATAGGGGACCGTGTGCTGGCTATCAATGGGGTCAGTCTGAAAGGCAAAACGTTGAGCGAGGCTATCCACCTGCTGCAGATGGCGGGGGAGTCAGTCACCCTCAAGATCAAGAAACAAGTAGACCGCGTGTCAGCCTCGCCTCGCTCTCATG AATATGATGCAAGGAGGGTCCTGGACAGAGAAACTGGCTTTCTGAGTGACTTAGAGGATGAATTGTTGGATGCGCAGAGAATCGCTAAACCCTCCGAGATGTACTCCGCCACCGTGCCCAGTATTGACTCCGCCATGAGCTCCTGGGATGGCTCGGGATGCGACCCCGGGTACAATAGCCAAG gaACTTATCTACACAAAGACATGTTACTCAATGCCAATGACTGGAGAAGAACAAAGTACAGGAGCCCGGTCGGGTCCAGCTCGACAGGACTGATGCAGCACTCCGGGCTCTACGACGGGAGACTAACTGAGGATGACTGGGACAAGATGCCTGG ATTCATCAGCCCCCCTCATTGCCATGGTACCCTGAATCAGGACGATAGCTTTTGGTCTCAAGCTCTGCAGGACCTGGAGACTTGTGGCCAGTCTGAGATCCTCAGGGAGCTGGAG GCATCTATGACAAGTAGCGCTTTTAGTCTCTACCTAGAGGAGACCAAGACTGATGAGGACTCAATGTTTCTGTCCGAAATAAGTCCCATTAAACAAGCGGAACCTAAAGTGGCACCAAAGAACAGCAGCAACCTCAACATATTGAGCGGATGTGGCAGAGGCTCCAATAGTTTGTCTTCGATGACTCTGGCCCTGCACAAG GTGACTATCAGAAAGGACCCCGAGAGCCGTGACTTTGGATTCAGTGTATCTGACGGACTTGTGGAGAAAGGAGTGTTTGTCAACATGATCCGCCCCAAAGGCCCGGCGGACCAGGCGGGCCTGAAGCCTTACGATCGTATACTTCAG GTGAACCGTGTGCGGACTAGAGACTTGGACTGCTGTCTCACTGTGCCCCTGATTATGGAAGCGGGAGGCAGCCTAGATCTGGTCATTAGCAGAAATCCAATGGAAACAAGCAACACCAAGGGTCTGCCTGGCGACCGCAACAACCCTTCCATCTCACTGCTCTGCTTTTCTGAGCACTGCACCAAGAGCATTGCCCTGTGA
- the LOC119131383 gene encoding glutamate receptor-interacting protein 2-like isoform X2, whose translation MNMSTRLIFGKSHLTPKQVSFGFSQSDLLRRNGHSAGGKRRMFSFSLRCRLGIVRARTKDEGPYAKGNKQSGVSDQSHFSQRPSLSEECRGVTTVDLMKREGSSLGLTISGGSDKDGKPRVSNLRPGGLAARSDQLNVGDHIKSVNGINLSKLRHDEIISLLKNIGERVVLEVEYELPPLLQTPPGVISKTTEVCLLKEGNSFGFVMRGGFHEDWRKSRPLVVTHVRPGGPADREGTVKAGDRILSIDGMPLNREKHADALTTLMQSSQEALFLIEYDISVMEAVQQASGPLLVEIVKGLSSSLGLSLTTSIYRNKQVIIIDKIKAASVAERCGALHPGDALLTIDGTSTEHCSLMEALQLLGNATEVVKLEILPSSQSRLPVRPQDTVKVQKSSHHHWDQSSNFCLPPHGSLGKTWSSPSHPHNQQDHCKSTSGFSSQGSSTLPCPMVPTAPTSPRTSTGKRRNRKKDHKSSLSLASSSVGPGGQVFHVEVSEVVLRGDPLTGFGIQLQGGVFATETLSAPPIIRFIEPDSPAERCGLIQVGDRLLTINGIPTEDGTLEEAHQLLRDSALANKVTVEIEFDVAESVVPSSGTFHVKLPKRRGMEMGITISASKKPGKPLIISDIRKGSIAHRTGTLEPGDRLLAIDSVRLEDCTIEDAMHVLDQAEDMVKLRIQKDEDNIDELEMSGSIIYTVELKRYNGPLGITISGTEEPFDPIVISGLTRKGLAERTGAIHIGDRVLAINGVSLKGKTLSEAIHLLQMAGESVTLKIKKQVDRVSASPRSHEYDARRVLDRETGFLSDLEDELLDAQRIAKPSEMYSATVPSIDSAMSSWDGSGCDPGYNSQGTYLHKDMLLNANDWRRTKYRSPVGSSSTGLMQHSGLYDGRLTEDDWDKMPGFISPPHCHGTLNQDDSFWSQALQDLETCGQSEILRELEASMTSSAFSLYLEETKTDEDSMFLSEISPIKQAEPKVAPKNSSNLNILSGCGRGSNSLSSMTLALHKVTIRKDPESRDFGFSVSDGLVEKGVFVNMIRPKGPADQAGLKPYDRILQVNRVRTRDLDCCLTVPLIMEAGGSLDLVISRNPMETSNTKGLPGDRNNPSISLLCFSEHCTKSIAL comes from the exons ATGAACATGTCAACGAGGCTCATATTTGGAAAAAGCCACCTCACACCGAAGCAAGTCTCGTTTGGCTTCTCACAGTCCGACCTTCTGAGAAGAAATGGCCACTCTGcaggagggaagaggaggatgttCTCCTTTTCACTCCGATGTCGACTGGGCATCGTACGCGCGAGGACAAAAG ATGAGGGACCATACGCAAAAGGAAACAAGCAGTCCGGGGTATCTGACCAATCGCATTTCTCCCAGAGGCCCAGCCTTTCAG AAGAGTGCCGAGGAGTGACCACAGTGGACCTGATGAAAAGAGAAGGCAGCAGCCTCGGCCTCACCATCTCCGGGGGCTCCGATAAGGACGGCAAGCCTAGAGTGTCAAATCTACGTCCAGGTGGGCTGGCTGCCAG AAGTGACCAGCTGAATGTAGGAGACCACATTAAGTCAGTGAATGGCATCAACCTGTCCAAACTTCGTCACGATGAGATTATCAGCCTGCTGAAGAACATCGGGGAGCGAGTTGTCCTGGAGGTGGAGTACGAGTTGCCTCCGTTAC TCCAGACTCCACCAGGAGTCATAAGCAAAACCACAGAGGTGTGTTTGCTCAAAGAGGGCAACAGTTTTGGCTTTGTCATGCGAG GGGGCTTTCATGAGGACTGGCGCAAGTCTCGTCCTCTGGTGGTGACCCACGTCAGGCCAGGGGGTCCTGCTGACAG GGAGGGCACGGTAAAGGCTGGCGACAGAATCCTGAGCATAGACGGCATGCCTTTAAACCGTGAGAAGCATGCTGACGCGTTGACCACGCTGATGCAGAGCAGCCAGGAAGCCTTGTTCCTGATTGAGTATGACATCTCCGTCATGg AAGCAGTGCAACAGGCCTCGGGTCCTCTGCTAGTGGAGATAGTTAAAGGGCTCTCCTCCAGTCTGGGCCTCAGCCTAACCACATCCATATACAGGAATAAGCAAGTTATCATCATCGACAAAATCAAGGCGGCCAGCGTGGCCGAAAG GTGTGGCGCGCTGCACCCAGGCGACGCCTTGCTGACTATCGATGGAACCAGTACGGAACACTGCTCTCTGATGGAGGCCTTGCAGCTTCTGGGGAACGCCACTGAGGTTGTCAAACTGGAAATTCTACCATCCAGTCAGAGCCGGCTGCCTGTCCGGCCACAAGATACAG TAAAAGTACAGAAGAGCAGTCATCATCACTGGGACCAAAGCAGCAACTTCTGCTTACCTCCTCACGGCAGCCTCGGCAAGACATGGAGCAGCCCGAGCCACCCTCACAACCAGCAGGACCACTGCAAAT CCACCTCAGGCTTCAGCAGTCAGGGGAGCAGCACGCTACCCTGCCCCATGGTGCCCACCGCACCCACCAGTCCTCGGACCTCGACTGGCAAGAGGCGGAACAGAAAGAAGGACCACAAGAGCTCAT TGTCGCTGGCATCCAGTTCTGTAGGCCCTGGGGGTCAAGTTTTTCACGTGGAAGTGAGCGAGGTCGTCCTGAGGGGGGATCCGCTTACAGGTTTTGGGATCCAGCTGCAAGGGGGTGTCTTTGCTACAGAAACTCTTTCTGCTCCACCCATCATCCGCTTCATTGAACCAGACAGCCCGGCTGAGAG GTGTGGCTTGATACAGGTTGGAGATAGACTCTTAACCATTAATGGTATCCCTACTGAAGATGGCACTTTGGAGGAGGCCCATCAGCTGCTCAGAGACTCCGCTCTGGCCAATAAGGTTACAGTGGAGATTGAATTTGACGTCGCAG AATCGGTGGTTCCTAGCAGCGGCACCTTCCATGTCAAACTACCCAAGCGAAGAGGAATGGAGATGGGTATCACCATCAGTG CAAGTAAGAAGCCTGGCAAGCCACTCATCATCTCTGACATTAGAAAAGGAAGCATAGCACACAG GACGGGCACTCTGGAGCCCGGAGACAGGTTGCTGGCTATAGACAGTGTGCGTCTTGAAGACTGCACCATAGAGGACGCCATGCACGTCCTGGATCAGGCCGAAGACATGGTCAAGCTCCGAATACAGAAGGACGAGGACAACATTG ATGAGCTGGAGATGTCCGGTTCCATCATCTACACTGTAGAGCTGAAGAGATATAACGGACCTCTGGGGATCACCATTTCAGGCACGGAGGAGCCTTTTGATCCTATCGTCATTTCGGGTCTAACCAGGAAAGGCCTGGCTGAGAG GACCGGGGCCATTCACATAGGGGACCGTGTGCTGGCTATCAATGGGGTCAGTCTGAAAGGCAAAACGTTGAGCGAGGCTATCCACCTGCTGCAGATGGCGGGGGAGTCAGTCACCCTCAAGATCAAGAAACAAGTAGACCGCGTGTCAGCCTCGCCTCGCTCTCATG AATATGATGCAAGGAGGGTCCTGGACAGAGAAACTGGCTTTCTGAGTGACTTAGAGGATGAATTGTTGGATGCGCAGAGAATCGCTAAACCCTCCGAGATGTACTCCGCCACCGTGCCCAGTATTGACTCCGCCATGAGCTCCTGGGATGGCTCGGGATGCGACCCCGGGTACAATAGCCAAG gaACTTATCTACACAAAGACATGTTACTCAATGCCAATGACTGGAGAAGAACAAAGTACAGGAGCCCGGTCGGGTCCAGCTCGACAGGACTGATGCAGCACTCCGGGCTCTACGACGGGAGACTAACTGAGGATGACTGGGACAAGATGCCTGG ATTCATCAGCCCCCCTCATTGCCATGGTACCCTGAATCAGGACGATAGCTTTTGGTCTCAAGCTCTGCAGGACCTGGAGACTTGTGGCCAGTCTGAGATCCTCAGGGAGCTGGAG GCATCTATGACAAGTAGCGCTTTTAGTCTCTACCTAGAGGAGACCAAGACTGATGAGGACTCAATGTTTCTGTCCGAAATAAGTCCCATTAAACAAGCGGAACCTAAAGTGGCACCAAAGAACAGCAGCAACCTCAACATATTGAGCGGATGTGGCAGAGGCTCCAATAGTTTGTCTTCGATGACTCTGGCCCTGCACAAG GTGACTATCAGAAAGGACCCCGAGAGCCGTGACTTTGGATTCAGTGTATCTGACGGACTTGTGGAGAAAGGAGTGTTTGTCAACATGATCCGCCCCAAAGGCCCGGCGGACCAGGCGGGCCTGAAGCCTTACGATCGTATACTTCAG GTGAACCGTGTGCGGACTAGAGACTTGGACTGCTGTCTCACTGTGCCCCTGATTATGGAAGCGGGAGGCAGCCTAGATCTGGTCATTAGCAGAAATCCAATGGAAACAAGCAACACCAAGGGTCTGCCTGGCGACCGCAACAACCCTTCCATCTCACTGCTCTGCTTTTCTGAGCACTGCACCAAGAGCATTGCCCTGTGA
- the LOC119131383 gene encoding glutamate receptor-interacting protein 2-like isoform X1: MNMSTRLIFGKSHLTPKQVSFGFSQSDLLRRNGHSAGGKRRMFSFSLRCRLGIVRARTKDEGPYAKGNKQSGVSDQSHFSQRPSLSEECRGVTTVDLMKREGSSLGLTISGGSDKDGKPRVSNLRPGGLAARSDQLNVGDHIKSVNGINLSKLRHDEIISLLKNIGERVVLEVEYELPPLLQTPPGVISKTTEVCLLKEGNSFGFVMRGGFHEDWRKSRPLVVTHVRPGGPADREGTVKAGDRILSIDGMPLNREKHADALTTLMQSSQEALFLIEYDISVMEAVQQASGPLLVEIVKGLSSSLGLSLTTSIYRNKQVIIIDKIKAASVAERCGALHPGDALLTIDGTSTEHCSLMEALQLLGNATEVVKLEILPSSQSRLPVRPQDTVKVQKSSHHHWDQSSNFCLPPHGSLGKTWSSPSHPHNQQDHCKSLVSGGFSPSSTATSGFSSQGSSTLPCPMVPTAPTSPRTSTGKRRNRKKDHKSSLSLASSSVGPGGQVFHVEVSEVVLRGDPLTGFGIQLQGGVFATETLSAPPIIRFIEPDSPAERCGLIQVGDRLLTINGIPTEDGTLEEAHQLLRDSALANKVTVEIEFDVAESVVPSSGTFHVKLPKRRGMEMGITISASKKPGKPLIISDIRKGSIAHRTGTLEPGDRLLAIDSVRLEDCTIEDAMHVLDQAEDMVKLRIQKDEDNIDELEMSGSIIYTVELKRYNGPLGITISGTEEPFDPIVISGLTRKGLAERTGAIHIGDRVLAINGVSLKGKTLSEAIHLLQMAGESVTLKIKKQVDRVSASPRSHEYDARRVLDRETGFLSDLEDELLDAQRIAKPSEMYSATVPSIDSAMSSWDGSGCDPGYNSQGTYLHKDMLLNANDWRRTKYRSPVGSSSTGLMQHSGLYDGRLTEDDWDKMPGFISPPHCHGTLNQDDSFWSQALQDLETCGQSEILRELEASMTSSAFSLYLEETKTDEDSMFLSEISPIKQAEPKVAPKNSSNLNILSGCGRGSNSLSSMTLALHKVTIRKDPESRDFGFSVSDGLVEKGVFVNMIRPKGPADQAGLKPYDRILQVNRVRTRDLDCCLTVPLIMEAGGSLDLVISRNPMETSNTKGLPGDRNNPSISLLCFSEHCTKSIAL; this comes from the exons ATGAACATGTCAACGAGGCTCATATTTGGAAAAAGCCACCTCACACCGAAGCAAGTCTCGTTTGGCTTCTCACAGTCCGACCTTCTGAGAAGAAATGGCCACTCTGcaggagggaagaggaggatgttCTCCTTTTCACTCCGATGTCGACTGGGCATCGTACGCGCGAGGACAAAAG ATGAGGGACCATACGCAAAAGGAAACAAGCAGTCCGGGGTATCTGACCAATCGCATTTCTCCCAGAGGCCCAGCCTTTCAG AAGAGTGCCGAGGAGTGACCACAGTGGACCTGATGAAAAGAGAAGGCAGCAGCCTCGGCCTCACCATCTCCGGGGGCTCCGATAAGGACGGCAAGCCTAGAGTGTCAAATCTACGTCCAGGTGGGCTGGCTGCCAG AAGTGACCAGCTGAATGTAGGAGACCACATTAAGTCAGTGAATGGCATCAACCTGTCCAAACTTCGTCACGATGAGATTATCAGCCTGCTGAAGAACATCGGGGAGCGAGTTGTCCTGGAGGTGGAGTACGAGTTGCCTCCGTTAC TCCAGACTCCACCAGGAGTCATAAGCAAAACCACAGAGGTGTGTTTGCTCAAAGAGGGCAACAGTTTTGGCTTTGTCATGCGAG GGGGCTTTCATGAGGACTGGCGCAAGTCTCGTCCTCTGGTGGTGACCCACGTCAGGCCAGGGGGTCCTGCTGACAG GGAGGGCACGGTAAAGGCTGGCGACAGAATCCTGAGCATAGACGGCATGCCTTTAAACCGTGAGAAGCATGCTGACGCGTTGACCACGCTGATGCAGAGCAGCCAGGAAGCCTTGTTCCTGATTGAGTATGACATCTCCGTCATGg AAGCAGTGCAACAGGCCTCGGGTCCTCTGCTAGTGGAGATAGTTAAAGGGCTCTCCTCCAGTCTGGGCCTCAGCCTAACCACATCCATATACAGGAATAAGCAAGTTATCATCATCGACAAAATCAAGGCGGCCAGCGTGGCCGAAAG GTGTGGCGCGCTGCACCCAGGCGACGCCTTGCTGACTATCGATGGAACCAGTACGGAACACTGCTCTCTGATGGAGGCCTTGCAGCTTCTGGGGAACGCCACTGAGGTTGTCAAACTGGAAATTCTACCATCCAGTCAGAGCCGGCTGCCTGTCCGGCCACAAGATACAG TAAAAGTACAGAAGAGCAGTCATCATCACTGGGACCAAAGCAGCAACTTCTGCTTACCTCCTCACGGCAGCCTCGGCAAGACATGGAGCAGCCCGAGCCACCCTCACAACCAGCAGGACCACTGCAAAT CTCTGGTGAGTGGTGGCTTCTCCCCTTCCTCCACAGCCACCTCAGGCTTCAGCAGTCAGGGGAGCAGCACGCTACCCTGCCCCATGGTGCCCACCGCACCCACCAGTCCTCGGACCTCGACTGGCAAGAGGCGGAACAGAAAGAAGGACCACAAGAGCTCAT TGTCGCTGGCATCCAGTTCTGTAGGCCCTGGGGGTCAAGTTTTTCACGTGGAAGTGAGCGAGGTCGTCCTGAGGGGGGATCCGCTTACAGGTTTTGGGATCCAGCTGCAAGGGGGTGTCTTTGCTACAGAAACTCTTTCTGCTCCACCCATCATCCGCTTCATTGAACCAGACAGCCCGGCTGAGAG GTGTGGCTTGATACAGGTTGGAGATAGACTCTTAACCATTAATGGTATCCCTACTGAAGATGGCACTTTGGAGGAGGCCCATCAGCTGCTCAGAGACTCCGCTCTGGCCAATAAGGTTACAGTGGAGATTGAATTTGACGTCGCAG AATCGGTGGTTCCTAGCAGCGGCACCTTCCATGTCAAACTACCCAAGCGAAGAGGAATGGAGATGGGTATCACCATCAGTG CAAGTAAGAAGCCTGGCAAGCCACTCATCATCTCTGACATTAGAAAAGGAAGCATAGCACACAG GACGGGCACTCTGGAGCCCGGAGACAGGTTGCTGGCTATAGACAGTGTGCGTCTTGAAGACTGCACCATAGAGGACGCCATGCACGTCCTGGATCAGGCCGAAGACATGGTCAAGCTCCGAATACAGAAGGACGAGGACAACATTG ATGAGCTGGAGATGTCCGGTTCCATCATCTACACTGTAGAGCTGAAGAGATATAACGGACCTCTGGGGATCACCATTTCAGGCACGGAGGAGCCTTTTGATCCTATCGTCATTTCGGGTCTAACCAGGAAAGGCCTGGCTGAGAG GACCGGGGCCATTCACATAGGGGACCGTGTGCTGGCTATCAATGGGGTCAGTCTGAAAGGCAAAACGTTGAGCGAGGCTATCCACCTGCTGCAGATGGCGGGGGAGTCAGTCACCCTCAAGATCAAGAAACAAGTAGACCGCGTGTCAGCCTCGCCTCGCTCTCATG AATATGATGCAAGGAGGGTCCTGGACAGAGAAACTGGCTTTCTGAGTGACTTAGAGGATGAATTGTTGGATGCGCAGAGAATCGCTAAACCCTCCGAGATGTACTCCGCCACCGTGCCCAGTATTGACTCCGCCATGAGCTCCTGGGATGGCTCGGGATGCGACCCCGGGTACAATAGCCAAG gaACTTATCTACACAAAGACATGTTACTCAATGCCAATGACTGGAGAAGAACAAAGTACAGGAGCCCGGTCGGGTCCAGCTCGACAGGACTGATGCAGCACTCCGGGCTCTACGACGGGAGACTAACTGAGGATGACTGGGACAAGATGCCTGG ATTCATCAGCCCCCCTCATTGCCATGGTACCCTGAATCAGGACGATAGCTTTTGGTCTCAAGCTCTGCAGGACCTGGAGACTTGTGGCCAGTCTGAGATCCTCAGGGAGCTGGAG GCATCTATGACAAGTAGCGCTTTTAGTCTCTACCTAGAGGAGACCAAGACTGATGAGGACTCAATGTTTCTGTCCGAAATAAGTCCCATTAAACAAGCGGAACCTAAAGTGGCACCAAAGAACAGCAGCAACCTCAACATATTGAGCGGATGTGGCAGAGGCTCCAATAGTTTGTCTTCGATGACTCTGGCCCTGCACAAG GTGACTATCAGAAAGGACCCCGAGAGCCGTGACTTTGGATTCAGTGTATCTGACGGACTTGTGGAGAAAGGAGTGTTTGTCAACATGATCCGCCCCAAAGGCCCGGCGGACCAGGCGGGCCTGAAGCCTTACGATCGTATACTTCAG GTGAACCGTGTGCGGACTAGAGACTTGGACTGCTGTCTCACTGTGCCCCTGATTATGGAAGCGGGAGGCAGCCTAGATCTGGTCATTAGCAGAAATCCAATGGAAACAAGCAACACCAAGGGTCTGCCTGGCGACCGCAACAACCCTTCCATCTCACTGCTCTGCTTTTCTGAGCACTGCACCAAGAGCATTGCCCTGTGA